The Halococcus hamelinensis 100A6 genome window below encodes:
- the trkA gene encoding Trk system potassium transporter TrkA, translated as MRVVIVGAGDVGTHIAEDLADVHDIAVVDRDEEDIERLEADFGVTGVTGDGRSLDTLEEAGIRDAEVVIASTDDDAVNVMVCGTARNVTEAHTIARAKSPDLYETWQHFESGLGVDMMLSVDRLTAESLVRTVALPGALAANTFVDGQVEMAEFEVEEGAPIAGKTVEDADEYPSLTFAGVLRDDDIVIPSGETVIEAGDRVVVIGSPSSTKRFAHALTSSDSLETDDDVVIVGGGEVGTQVAEAFEREGYAPRLIEHDPDRVAALEERFERTTVVEGDVRSFSFLADSDMGDADLLVGTLDDETNYVLALLARDMGVEYTAAVVDEAEYGDLFETAGVDVVVQPHTVVARQTTRVTRGYTDEAAVLEQDSAEVLEITVESGSALAGDSLSDVALDLPDGFVIGAVVRNGTLRTPRGGTVIQTGDHVVAFVDTDDLDEVAAAL; from the coding sequence ATGCGTGTAGTGATCGTCGGGGCCGGCGACGTCGGAACCCATATCGCGGAAGACCTCGCGGACGTCCACGACATCGCGGTGGTCGATCGGGACGAGGAGGACATCGAGCGCCTGGAGGCCGACTTCGGCGTCACCGGGGTCACGGGCGACGGCCGGTCGCTCGATACGCTCGAGGAGGCCGGTATCCGCGACGCCGAGGTCGTGATCGCGAGCACCGACGACGACGCGGTCAACGTCATGGTCTGTGGCACCGCCCGGAACGTCACCGAGGCGCACACGATCGCCCGGGCGAAATCGCCCGACCTCTACGAGACCTGGCAGCACTTCGAGAGCGGTCTCGGGGTCGACATGATGCTCTCGGTCGACCGACTCACCGCCGAGTCGCTCGTCAGGACGGTCGCGTTGCCGGGCGCGCTCGCGGCCAACACGTTCGTCGACGGCCAGGTCGAGATGGCGGAGTTCGAGGTCGAGGAGGGGGCCCCGATCGCCGGGAAGACCGTCGAGGACGCCGACGAGTACCCCTCGTTGACGTTCGCGGGCGTGCTCCGCGACGACGACATCGTGATCCCGAGCGGCGAGACCGTCATCGAGGCGGGCGACCGCGTCGTCGTGATCGGCAGCCCGTCGAGCACCAAGCGGTTCGCCCACGCGCTCACGTCGAGCGACTCGCTCGAAACCGACGACGACGTCGTGATCGTCGGCGGCGGCGAGGTCGGCACACAGGTCGCCGAGGCGTTCGAGCGCGAGGGATACGCGCCGCGGCTGATCGAACACGACCCCGACCGCGTCGCGGCACTCGAAGAGCGCTTCGAACGGACCACCGTGGTCGAGGGCGACGTGCGGTCGTTCTCGTTCCTCGCCGACTCCGACATGGGCGACGCCGACCTCCTGGTCGGCACGCTCGACGACGAGACCAACTACGTGCTGGCGCTGCTCGCGCGCGACATGGGCGTCGAGTACACCGCGGCGGTGGTCGACGAGGCGGAGTACGGCGACCTCTTCGAGACCGCTGGCGTCGACGTCGTGGTCCAACCCCACACCGTGGTGGCGCGCCAGACCACCCGCGTGACGCGGGGCTACACCGACGAGGCCGCGGTGCTCGAACAGGACAGCGCCGAGGTCCTCGAGATCACCGTCGAGTCCGGGAGCGCGCTCGCCGGCGACTCGCTCAGCGACGTCGCACTCGACCTCCCCGACGGGTTCGTGATCGGCGCGGTGGTGCGCAACGGCACCCTCCGGACGCCCCGCGGCGGCACCGTGATCCAGACCGGCGACCACGTCGTGGCCTTCGTCGACACCGACGACCTCGACGAGGTCGCGGCGGCGCTCTGA
- a CDS encoding tRNA (guanine(26)-N(2))-dimethyltransferase yields the protein MHVTEGDVELVVPEQPESGVGDAVFFNPVQEFNRDLTVAVLRAHEAAADRDRPSYLDANAATGARGVRAANAGYDATLCDHDPDAATLCRENLARNDLDAQVKERNANALMHEERFDVVDLDPFGTPVPFADAAFRSAADLVCVTATDTAPLCGAHRESGVRSYSALPQNTEYHAEMGLRVLLGALVRTAARYDVAATPVLSHVTNHYVRTYLSVSRRATDANAAIDELGHIHHCFSCLHRESETGLIAHPPDACPVCGESVATAGPVWLGRTHDTGFVDRVRKQVTGELGTASRAFDLLSTLDDELHLPTHYDQHRLCRRWSRSANAMDEFLGSLREAGYRASRAQYGGTTFKTDATVEAIEAATDGA from the coding sequence ATGCACGTCACGGAGGGCGACGTCGAGCTCGTGGTCCCCGAACAGCCCGAGTCGGGCGTCGGCGACGCGGTGTTCTTCAACCCCGTCCAGGAGTTCAACCGCGACCTCACGGTCGCCGTGCTCCGGGCCCACGAGGCCGCGGCCGACCGCGACCGGCCGTCGTATCTCGACGCCAACGCCGCCACCGGGGCTCGCGGGGTTCGAGCCGCGAACGCGGGCTACGACGCCACGCTCTGCGACCACGACCCCGACGCCGCGACGCTCTGTCGGGAGAACCTCGCGCGCAACGACCTCGACGCCCAGGTGAAAGAGCGGAACGCGAACGCGCTCATGCACGAGGAGCGCTTCGACGTCGTTGACCTCGATCCCTTCGGAACGCCCGTTCCGTTCGCCGACGCGGCCTTCCGGAGCGCCGCGGACCTGGTCTGCGTGACGGCGACCGACACCGCGCCGCTGTGTGGGGCCCACCGCGAGAGCGGGGTCCGGTCGTACAGCGCGCTGCCGCAGAACACCGAGTACCACGCCGAGATGGGGCTCAGAGTCCTCCTCGGCGCGCTGGTCCGTACCGCCGCGCGCTACGACGTCGCCGCGACGCCGGTGTTGAGCCACGTCACGAACCACTACGTCCGGACCTACCTCTCGGTCTCCCGACGCGCGACCGACGCGAACGCCGCCATCGACGAACTCGGCCACATCCACCACTGCTTCTCGTGCCTCCACCGCGAGTCGGAGACGGGGCTGATCGCCCATCCGCCCGACGCCTGTCCGGTCTGTGGTGAGTCGGTCGCCACCGCCGGCCCGGTCTGGCTCGGACGGACCCACGACACCGGGTTCGTCGATCGGGTCAGAAAGCAGGTCACCGGCGAGCTGGGAACCGCCTCGCGAGCGTTCGACCTGCTCTCGACGCTCGACGACGAACTCCACCTCCCCACCCACTACGACCAGCACCGCCTCTGTCGGCGCTGGAGCCGGTCCGCGAACGCGATGGACGAGTTCCTCGGTTCGCTCCGCGAGGCGGGCTACCGGGCCTCGCGCGCACAGTACGGCGGCACGACGTTCAAGACCGACGCCACGGTCGAGGCGATCGAGGCCGCGACCGACGGGGCGTAG
- a CDS encoding YihY/virulence factor BrkB family protein, protein MQVEAGEPRTERLTSVARTVVAVAHQRQVTLMAASLAYYLFSALLPLLLFSVIALSMLGNGSLASVMQAASGTVLPSGVSIPDQFLANSSGRLRAGALGAVILVWSALRTFGAVDGAFAAVYDEREAVSFAGKVVDAAVVFVAVALAVVAFAVVGVVLASVFGDRLLLRVVSPFFLLVALVVVFAPLYYVLPEVEGVSVAEVLPGTLLAAAVWTASAVVVRLYATTSSSVHLYGVAGGVLLVLTWLYVGGLALLVGAALNAVLADRVDPDAEWVPDTYL, encoded by the coding sequence GTGCAGGTCGAGGCCGGCGAACCGAGAACCGAACGGCTGACGTCGGTGGCGAGGACCGTCGTCGCGGTGGCCCACCAGCGTCAGGTCACGCTGATGGCGGCGAGCCTCGCGTACTACCTGTTCTCGGCGCTCCTCCCGTTGCTCCTGTTCTCGGTGATCGCGCTCTCGATGCTCGGCAACGGCAGCCTCGCGTCGGTGATGCAGGCCGCCTCGGGGACCGTGCTCCCGAGCGGGGTCTCGATCCCCGACCAGTTCCTCGCCAACTCCAGCGGTCGGCTCCGGGCGGGGGCGCTCGGGGCGGTCATCCTGGTCTGGAGCGCGCTCCGGACGTTCGGGGCGGTCGACGGGGCGTTCGCCGCGGTCTACGACGAGCGCGAGGCGGTCTCGTTCGCCGGGAAGGTCGTCGACGCGGCGGTGGTGTTCGTGGCGGTGGCGCTCGCGGTCGTCGCGTTCGCGGTGGTCGGGGTCGTGCTCGCGAGCGTGTTCGGTGACCGACTCCTCCTCAGGGTCGTGAGTCCGTTCTTCTTGCTGGTCGCGCTCGTGGTCGTCTTCGCGCCGCTCTACTACGTCCTCCCGGAGGTCGAGGGGGTCTCGGTCGCCGAGGTCCTCCCCGGAACGTTGCTCGCGGCTGCGGTCTGGACGGCCTCGGCGGTCGTGGTGCGCCTCTACGCCACGACGTCGAGCAGCGTCCACCTCTACGGCGTCGCCGGCGGCGTGTTGCTCGTGCTGACCTGGCTCTACGTCGGCGGGCTCGCGCTCCTCGTCGGCGCGGCGCTCAACGCCGTGCTCGCCGACCGGGTCGACCCCGACGCCGAGTGGGTCCCGGATACGTACCTCTGA
- a CDS encoding YihY/virulence factor BrkB family protein: MSNADRVVEVVAAIVALGRRERMVLTAASLAYFAFISMVPLLLLLVVAVTALGGDALAMSAVSRATTTLTPESADLLREIVFSAADRDRATVIGVAVLFWGSLLTFRSLNTAFAGIYGTHGEPSMLSTLLDIVLVFVIIVATVVALVLGGVGLSAFVQTRLWQTVGPLVVFVVLAMVFGPLYYVLPDVDVGFRETLPGTLFAAGAWTVLQWLFGYYTQVSGLTRLYGAASAFLLIMVWLYVGGFVLLVGAALNAVLADRVDPDDGWIPGSE; this comes from the coding sequence GTGTCGAACGCCGACAGGGTCGTCGAGGTCGTCGCCGCCATCGTCGCGCTCGGGCGGCGCGAGCGGATGGTGCTGACGGCGGCGAGCCTCGCGTATTTCGCGTTCATCTCGATGGTCCCGCTGCTGTTGTTGCTCGTGGTGGCGGTGACGGCGCTCGGGGGCGACGCGCTCGCGATGAGCGCGGTGAGCCGGGCGACCACCACACTGACGCCCGAGAGCGCGGACCTGCTTCGCGAGATCGTCTTCAGTGCGGCCGACCGCGACCGGGCGACCGTCATCGGCGTCGCGGTCCTCTTCTGGGGGTCACTGTTGACCTTCAGGTCGCTCAACACCGCCTTCGCGGGGATCTACGGCACCCACGGCGAGCCCTCGATGCTCTCGACGCTGCTCGATATCGTGCTCGTGTTCGTCATCATCGTCGCCACCGTGGTGGCGCTGGTGCTCGGCGGCGTCGGACTGTCGGCGTTCGTTCAGACGCGGCTCTGGCAGACCGTCGGTCCGCTGGTGGTGTTCGTCGTGCTCGCCATGGTGTTCGGGCCGCTCTACTACGTCCTCCCGGACGTCGACGTCGGGTTCAGGGAGACCCTCCCCGGCACCCTGTTCGCGGCCGGGGCGTGGACCGTGCTTCAGTGGCTGTTCGGCTACTACACCCAGGTGTCCGGGCTGACGCGACTCTACGGCGCGGCGAGCGCCTTTCTCCTGATCATGGTCTGGCTCTACGTCGGCGGGTTCGTCCTGTTGGTGGGCGCGGCGCTCAACGCGGTGCTCGCCGACCGGGTCGACCCCGACGACGGGTGGATCCCCGGGAGCGAGTAG
- a CDS encoding YihY/virulence factor BrkB family protein, which yields MSTSARVTSFGRTFVGEVQDKEITFIAASTAYYAFVSLIPLLLLLLVTISVAVNPATANQIVTSATSSLPASAQSLVQSAVGGQSGAGGATIASVLVLLWSALKLFRGLDTAFSRAYGRESAGIVGQVKNGVVTLLAVILGAVVAVGIGAAVSFWPVEVVVAGVSAVAVVGTLATLLALAVVLLPLYYFLPGDDVTVREAIPGAAFAAVGLTVLQVVFRIYAANAGSYEAYGVLGAVLLLVTVLYFAGMVVLLGVVLNAVLAGRAAGFDVSNDDGLAARLKTGGRQ from the coding sequence GTGAGTACCAGCGCACGCGTGACCTCCTTCGGTCGGACGTTCGTCGGGGAGGTACAGGACAAGGAGATCACGTTCATCGCCGCGAGCACCGCGTACTACGCGTTCGTCTCGCTGATACCCCTCTTGTTGCTCTTGCTGGTCACGATCTCGGTCGCCGTGAACCCGGCGACCGCGAACCAGATCGTGACCTCGGCGACGAGTTCGCTCCCGGCGAGCGCACAGAGCCTCGTCCAGAGCGCGGTCGGCGGGCAGAGCGGGGCCGGCGGCGCGACGATCGCGAGCGTGCTCGTGTTGCTCTGGAGCGCCCTCAAGCTGTTCCGCGGGCTCGATACCGCGTTCTCGCGGGCCTACGGCCGTGAGTCCGCTGGGATCGTCGGCCAGGTGAAGAACGGAGTCGTCACGCTGCTCGCGGTGATCCTCGGTGCGGTGGTGGCGGTCGGCATCGGCGCGGCGGTCTCGTTCTGGCCGGTCGAGGTCGTGGTCGCCGGGGTCTCCGCGGTCGCGGTCGTCGGAACGCTCGCGACGCTGCTCGCGCTCGCGGTCGTGCTGTTGCCGCTGTACTACTTCCTCCCGGGCGACGACGTGACGGTCCGCGAGGCGATACCGGGGGCGGCGTTCGCCGCCGTCGGGCTCACGGTTCTCCAGGTCGTCTTCCGGATCTACGCGGCCAACGCGGGGAGCTACGAGGCCTACGGCGTGCTGGGTGCGGTGTTGTTGCTCGTGACGGTGCTCTACTTCGCGGGGATGGTGGTGTTGCTCGGCGTGGTGTTGAACGCGGTCCTCGCGGGGCGAGCGGCCGGTTTCGATGTGTCGAACGACGATGGACTCGCGGCGCGGTTGAAGACAGGTGGTCGACAATGA
- a CDS encoding phosphatase PAP2 family protein, giving the protein MRGVGITEALQRLPDVLAPVFALLTQLGDVWFVFLTLVVLYVAGERLPALGAPRERVAFVLGLVLGGIALTTALKAIFGFPRPPAPASVPGLSYVPELLQGAYVEAATATGYGFPSGHALLSTVFWGGLASALTVGSRRTRATVAGVVVAVICLARLVLGVHYAVDVAVGVTIGLVYLGVVVGLAGGRTRAAFRIAAVPAVVCVLAGPVTFDDVLILGGALGALGAWELLGPRVPNRLPSASVLGLAVGIAVLGGVFGAVYVLEPPLVVTGVAAAAVFGGMLSLPVVAGRFTPSPR; this is encoded by the coding sequence ATGCGCGGCGTCGGCATCACCGAGGCCCTCCAGCGGCTACCGGACGTTCTCGCGCCGGTGTTCGCGCTCCTCACACAGCTCGGCGACGTCTGGTTCGTCTTCCTCACGCTCGTCGTGCTCTACGTGGCGGGCGAGCGCCTCCCGGCCCTCGGCGCACCGCGAGAGCGGGTCGCGTTCGTGCTCGGGCTCGTGCTCGGCGGGATCGCCCTCACGACCGCGCTGAAGGCGATCTTCGGTTTCCCCCGACCGCCGGCACCCGCCTCGGTTCCCGGTCTGAGCTACGTGCCGGAGCTCCTCCAGGGCGCGTACGTCGAGGCGGCGACCGCGACCGGCTACGGCTTCCCGAGCGGCCACGCCCTCCTCTCGACGGTCTTCTGGGGCGGGCTCGCGAGCGCGCTCACCGTCGGCAGTCGGCGGACCCGCGCGACGGTCGCGGGCGTCGTCGTGGCGGTGATCTGTCTCGCACGGCTCGTCCTCGGGGTCCACTACGCGGTCGACGTCGCCGTCGGGGTCACGATCGGGCTGGTGTATCTCGGGGTCGTGGTCGGATTGGCGGGCGGCCGCACCCGAGCGGCCTTCCGGATCGCCGCGGTTCCCGCCGTCGTCTGCGTGCTCGCCGGTCCGGTGACGTTCGACGACGTGTTGATCCTCGGGGGCGCGCTCGGCGCGCTCGGCGCGTGGGAACTCCTTGGCCCCCGCGTCCCGAACCGGCTTCCGTCCGCCTCGGTTCTCGGGCTGGCGGTCGGGATCGCCGTTCTCGGCGGCGTCTTCGGTGCGGTCTACGTGCTCGAACCCCCGCTCGTCGTGACAGGGGTCGCGGCCGCCGCCGTCTTCGGCGGAATGCTCTCGCTCCCGGTGGTCGCCGGGCGCTTCACGCCGTCGCCGCGATAA
- the glnA gene encoding type I glutamate--ammonia ligase, whose amino-acid sequence MTNETSVTDGGLSAEAQHVLDQIDEQNVDFLRLQFTDILGTVKNVSIPASQAEKAFEEGIYFDGSSIEGFVRIQESDMRLKPDPSTFAVLPWRHTEESAAARLICDVMDTSTGEPFEGDPRGVLKRAVDRAEGMGYDVNFAPEPEFFLFEEDEDGRATTKTNDVGGYFDLAPKDLAQDVRRDIIFGLESMGFEIEASHHEVARGQHEINFTYDDAVSTADNVATFRSVVRAIAAEHELHATFMPKPIAGINGSGMHTHMSLFEDGENAFHDEDDEFSLSGTAKEFLAGVLEHAPAITAVSNPTVNSYKRLVPGYEAPVYVAWSDRNRSALIRKPAARTPAASRIEARFPDPSCNPYLAFAALIHAGLDGIDEGYEAPDPVRENIYDFDEEKREEYGIETLPTTLESAVEKLEGDDVVLDALGDHISESFLEAKKAEITDYHVSVSEWEKERYLETF is encoded by the coding sequence ATGACAAACGAAACCTCTGTCACCGACGGTGGCCTCTCGGCGGAAGCCCAACACGTTCTCGACCAGATCGACGAACAGAACGTCGACTTCCTCCGGCTCCAGTTCACCGACATCCTCGGCACGGTGAAGAACGTCTCTATCCCCGCCTCGCAGGCCGAGAAGGCCTTCGAGGAGGGGATCTATTTCGACGGCTCCAGTATCGAAGGGTTCGTCCGGATCCAGGAATCCGACATGCGGCTCAAACCCGACCCCTCGACCTTCGCCGTCCTCCCGTGGCGGCACACCGAGGAGAGCGCGGCCGCGCGCCTCATCTGTGACGTGATGGATACGTCCACCGGCGAACCCTTCGAGGGCGACCCGCGCGGCGTCCTGAAGCGCGCGGTCGACCGCGCCGAGGGGATGGGCTACGACGTGAACTTCGCCCCCGAACCCGAGTTCTTCCTCTTCGAGGAGGACGAGGACGGGCGGGCGACGACGAAGACGAACGACGTGGGTGGCTACTTCGACCTCGCGCCGAAGGACCTCGCCCAGGACGTCCGCCGGGACATCATCTTCGGGCTCGAGAGCATGGGCTTCGAGATCGAGGCCTCCCACCACGAGGTCGCCCGCGGCCAGCACGAGATCAACTTCACCTACGACGACGCGGTCTCGACGGCCGACAACGTCGCCACCTTCCGGTCGGTCGTTCGCGCCATCGCGGCCGAACACGAACTCCACGCGACGTTCATGCCCAAACCCATCGCGGGGATCAACGGCTCGGGGATGCACACCCACATGTCGCTGTTCGAGGACGGCGAGAACGCCTTCCACGACGAGGACGACGAGTTCAGCCTGAGCGGCACGGCGAAGGAGTTCCTCGCGGGCGTCCTCGAACACGCACCCGCCATCACGGCGGTCTCGAACCCGACGGTCAACAGCTACAAGCGGCTCGTGCCGGGCTACGAGGCCCCCGTCTACGTCGCGTGGTCCGACCGTAACCGCTCCGCGCTCATCCGCAAACCGGCCGCACGCACCCCGGCCGCGAGCCGCATCGAGGCCCGCTTCCCCGACCCCTCGTGTAACCCGTATCTCGCCTTCGCCGCGCTCATCCACGCCGGTCTCGACGGGATCGACGAGGGCTACGAAGCCCCCGACCCGGTTCGTGAGAACATCTACGACTTCGACGAGGAGAAACGCGAGGAGTACGGCATCGAGACCCTGCCGACCACGCTCGAATCCGCCGTCGAGAAACTCGAAGGCGACGACGTCGTCCTCGACGCGCTCGGCGACCACATCTCGGAGTCGTTCCTCGAAGCCAAGAAGGCCGAGATCACGGACTACCACGTCTCGGTGAGCGAGTGGGAGAAGGAGCGCTACCTCGAAACGTTCTGA
- the lrp gene encoding HTH-type transcriptional regulator Lrp encodes MTYENLDTELINALLGDGRASLRSLANQLDVSVTTVSNHLADLESEGVIRDYSPEIDYDALGYDVTAVIQLKVEGSSLPEVTDRLRDHHQMISVYEVTGDHDVVAVGKFKDTDDMNDQIKSLITEPDVKESNTSVVLNAVSEHEQFELDLEE; translated from the coding sequence ATGACGTACGAGAACCTCGACACCGAACTCATCAACGCACTGCTGGGCGACGGCCGCGCGAGCCTCCGGAGCCTCGCCAACCAGCTCGACGTCTCGGTCACCACGGTCTCGAACCACCTCGCGGACCTCGAATCCGAGGGCGTGATCCGGGATTACTCGCCCGAGATCGACTACGACGCGCTCGGCTACGACGTCACCGCCGTGATCCAGCTCAAGGTCGAGGGGAGTTCGCTCCCCGAGGTCACCGACCGCCTCCGCGACCACCACCAGATGATCTCGGTCTACGAGGTCACCGGCGACCACGACGTCGTCGCCGTCGGGAAGTTCAAGGACACCGACGACATGAACGACCAGATCAAGAGCCTCATCACCGAACCCGACGTCAAGGAGTCGAACACCAGCGTTGTCCTGAACGCCGTGAGCGAACACGAGCAGTTCGAACTCGACCTCGAAGAGTAA